The Danio aesculapii chromosome 8, fDanAes4.1, whole genome shotgun sequence genome window below encodes:
- the LOC130233241 gene encoding ferric-chelate reductase 1-like, with protein MSAALALLLLIFGFTMLKFICCYSDGSLLTDQCQNMAINHSGQPTGQASNPFTVVPDNMTVDISKVGTSITVTLSTSSAPFLGFMLEARKCDDCPPAGTFSLLDSANSLLLCGGQAVAHPNNLDKYSVQVTWTPQGTGQYFFRAAFIKDFGSFWTKKAIKLLTTTSPPTSMQTTAQTKQITTQTKMLTSTQTTTQTKMPTMTQTATQTTTATPTTLLMMMTTASTTTTDTTTTVTIMRTTLGNKNFYTTYSCKRIKTFKH; from the exons ATGTCTGCTGCGCTCGCTCTCCTTTTACTGATATTTGGATTTACCATGTTGAAGTTCATCTGCTGTTACAGTGATGGAAGTTTATTGACCGACCAGTGTCAAAATATGGCTATAAATCATTCAGGACAACCCACAGGTCAAGCTTCAAACCCTTTCACCGTCGTTCCCGATAACATGACCGTGGACATTTCGAAAGTGGGAACGAGCATAACAG TGACGCTCTCAACTTCTTCTGCTCCATTTTTGGGCTTTATGTTGGAGGCTCGAAAGTGTGATGATTGTCCACCTGCTGGTACATTTAGTTTGCTTGACTCGGCCAACAGTCTGCTCCTCTGTGGC GGCCAGGCCGTGGCTCATCCTAATAACTTGGATAAATATTCAGTCCAAGTGACGTGGACGCCTCAAGGCACTGGACAGTATTTCTTCAG AGCTGCATTCATCAAAGATTTCGGTTCATTTTGGACAAAAAAAGCTATTAAACTCTTGACAACAACATCGCCGCCGACATCAATGCAGACAACAGCACAAACAAAGCAGATAACGACACAAACAAAGATGCTGACATCGACgcaaacaacaacacaaacaaagatGCCGACAATGACCCAGACAGCCACACAGACAACAACAGCGACACCTACAACActgctgatgatgatgacaacAGCCTCAACAACAACTACTGACACCACCACTACTGTAACAATTATGCGCACAACCTTGGGTAATAAAAACTTCTATACTACCTATAGCTGCAAAAGAATCAAAACCTTCAAACA ttga